One stretch of Schlesneria sp. DSM 10557 DNA includes these proteins:
- a CDS encoding formylmethanofuran dehydrogenase subunit B, whose product MQHEKARVLDEILEDVACTVCACVCDDLRVTVRNGRIVDYQPFCSRIGDWFHQQNSTTPVAATRSGVDISLDEAIEAAAGYLRNARAPLIYGLSRSSTDGQRAALALADRIGATIDTTASEGHAPSILALQQTGESTCSLGEIRNRADLVIYWGSDPLQWQPRHLERYSMRPGMLTPNGRADRTLIVIGSERTQTSAAADLILDMEPGQDFEALWTLRALLKGIEPAPGAKTGLPLNQLKDLADRMKSCRCGIVFFGYELVRQSMGHHNVEALLQLVTDLNEFTRFYARRMRVAGDVSGADSVLCWQTGYPFSVSLSRGYPRYNPVEFSAADLLERREADVAVLVGSASLETFPLAAIDHLKSIPTIVLDHPFSGAPFEPTLCITTDVYGVHRHGIAYRMDEVPIPLRPLLSSRSPSDGEVLNRILQRL is encoded by the coding sequence ATGCAACACGAAAAGGCACGAGTTTTGGACGAAATCCTGGAAGACGTCGCCTGCACCGTATGTGCGTGTGTCTGTGATGATCTACGTGTTACTGTCCGAAATGGACGGATCGTGGATTACCAACCGTTCTGCTCGCGCATAGGTGACTGGTTCCATCAACAGAATTCGACAACTCCCGTCGCTGCAACGCGATCGGGGGTGGATATCTCACTTGATGAGGCGATTGAGGCGGCGGCGGGTTACCTCCGGAACGCTCGCGCCCCTTTAATCTACGGATTGTCCCGAAGCAGTACGGATGGACAACGTGCCGCCTTGGCTCTGGCAGATCGAATTGGAGCCACGATTGACACCACCGCCTCAGAAGGACATGCCCCCTCGATTCTTGCGCTGCAGCAGACAGGCGAATCGACCTGCTCGTTGGGAGAAATTCGAAACCGGGCCGACCTGGTGATCTACTGGGGATCAGATCCCCTTCAATGGCAGCCTCGACATCTGGAACGCTATTCTATGCGTCCGGGGATGCTCACGCCCAATGGTCGCGCGGATCGAACCCTCATCGTGATCGGTTCGGAGCGCACACAAACGTCTGCCGCAGCAGATCTGATTCTCGATATGGAACCGGGACAGGACTTCGAAGCCCTGTGGACGTTGCGAGCCTTACTGAAGGGAATCGAGCCAGCGCCAGGAGCGAAGACGGGACTTCCACTGAATCAGCTGAAAGACCTTGCGGATCGCATGAAGTCGTGCCGCTGCGGGATCGTGTTTTTTGGATATGAACTTGTCCGCCAGTCGATGGGCCATCACAACGTCGAAGCACTGCTGCAACTGGTCACGGACCTCAACGAGTTCACGCGTTTTTATGCCCGACGGATGCGAGTCGCGGGTGACGTGTCCGGGGCCGACAGTGTGCTCTGCTGGCAGACGGGCTATCCCTTCAGCGTCAGCCTGTCTCGGGGCTATCCCCGCTATAACCCCGTCGAGTTCTCGGCGGCCGATCTACTGGAGCGGCGCGAAGCGGACGTGGCAGTTCTGGTAGGATCCGCAAGCCTGGAGACTTTTCCTCTCGCTGCCATTGATCACCTTAAGTCGATTCCGACGATCGTACTGGATCATCCATTCTCTGGGGCACCCTTTGAACCGACGCTCTGCATTACTACGGACGTCTACGGAGTCCACCGGCACGGAATTGCCTATCGAATGGATGAAGTTCCGATCCCCCTTCGGCCGCTCCTTTCATCCCGCTCGCCCAGCGACGGAGAGGTATTAAATCGAATACTCCAACGGCTGTGA
- the epmB gene encoding EF-P beta-lysylation protein EpmB produces the protein MHPSVRQKSSPVSSNMGNRDSWHESLARAIRDPEVLLERLGLPTESLEPARRASQLFPLFVPESFLQRMEPGNLADPLLMQVLPLDVENWPSPGAAIDAVGDTQSRRAPGLLHKYHGRALMIATGVCAVHCRYCFRRHYQYELEPRRLDEWEPALEVLSRDESIQEVLLSGGDPLMLTDSRLTEIIRRLEIIPHLKRLRIHSRMPIVLPNRVSQSLIELLTGSRLTPIMVVHANHPREIAGDCEQSLRQLVRSGITTLNQSVLLRGINDNADTLTELSERLINVGVIPYYLHQLDLVQGTTHFQVDESAGQSILAELRTRLPGYAVPQFVREIPGQPHKTPL, from the coding sequence GTGCACCCGTCGGTTCGTCAGAAATCTTCACCCGTCTCATCGAATATGGGGAATCGAGATTCCTGGCACGAATCTCTCGCAAGGGCCATTCGCGATCCGGAGGTCCTGCTCGAACGGCTCGGACTGCCGACGGAGTCGCTTGAGCCGGCCCGCCGAGCCTCGCAGTTGTTCCCGCTATTCGTTCCGGAGAGTTTCCTGCAGCGAATGGAACCCGGAAACCTCGCAGACCCCTTACTGATGCAGGTCCTGCCGCTCGATGTCGAAAACTGGCCTTCGCCCGGGGCCGCCATCGATGCCGTCGGAGACACGCAAAGCCGTCGAGCACCCGGCCTGTTACACAAATACCATGGTCGGGCACTGATGATTGCCACCGGCGTTTGTGCGGTCCACTGCCGCTACTGCTTCCGGCGGCACTACCAGTATGAACTGGAACCGCGTCGGCTCGATGAATGGGAACCGGCGCTGGAAGTCCTGTCGCGTGACGAGTCGATTCAGGAGGTCCTGCTGAGTGGAGGTGATCCGCTGATGCTGACGGATTCCCGTTTGACAGAGATCATCCGCCGGCTGGAGATCATCCCGCATCTCAAGCGACTGCGGATTCATTCCCGGATGCCGATTGTCCTACCCAACCGGGTGTCGCAATCCCTTATCGAACTGCTGACGGGATCACGACTGACTCCGATCATGGTCGTTCATGCAAACCACCCCCGGGAAATCGCCGGGGACTGCGAACAGTCTCTGCGGCAGCTTGTCAGATCTGGTATTACCACATTGAATCAGTCAGTCCTCTTGCGAGGGATCAATGACAATGCAGACACGCTGACAGAGCTCAGCGAGCGACTGATCAATGTCGGCGTCATCCCTTACTACCTGCATCAACTCGATCTGGTGCAGGGAACCACTCACTTTCAGGTTGATGAATCCGCTGGTCAGTCGATTCTCGCGGAACTCCGTACCCGGCTTCCCGGCTATGCCGTTCCCCAGTTCGTCAGAGAAATTCCGGGCCAGCCTCACAAAACGCCTCTGTAG
- the miaB gene encoding tRNA (N6-isopentenyl adenosine(37)-C2)-methylthiotransferase MiaB, producing MMSMTPSHNGKLFIETVGCQMNMLDSELVVGALRKDGYSLTDDIREADTVLFNTCSVREHAEHKIYSALGRLKYSKLSRPNQVIGVLGCMAQKDQELVFQRAPHVDMVVGTGQLAEVPKLIDAARERRERSLAVSLDRKEGSRAEVSDSFQSYDPLREPEMRPTPHQAFVRIMIGCDKFCTYCVVPMTRGPEQSRPPKDILHEVKVLADQGVKEVTLLGQTVNSYKVKQDGKLFRLSDLLELIHDVEGILRLKFVTNFPKDMTDDLLQAVRDLPKCSQYLHVPAQSGCNEMLKRMKRGYTIEDYREMFGRIRSTMPGASVSSDFIVGFCGETDEAHQKSLDLIRECRFKNSFIFKYSPRPGTKANELLIDDVPEEVKRQRNQEMLALQNQISAEDNAAFIGRQVEILVEGPSKSEVKRGDSGAAGGPVQLTGRTLCDRIVVFDGNPRLAGSMTTVSVEDCTPTTLIGSIVTQQIQHGSSPLLPILA from the coding sequence CTGATGAGCATGACACCCTCCCACAACGGTAAACTGTTTATTGAGACCGTAGGCTGCCAGATGAATATGCTGGACAGCGAACTGGTTGTCGGCGCTTTGCGCAAAGACGGCTACAGCCTGACCGATGACATTCGCGAAGCGGACACGGTTCTGTTCAATACGTGCAGTGTGCGGGAACACGCCGAACACAAAATCTATTCCGCACTGGGCCGCCTCAAGTACAGCAAGCTCTCTCGCCCCAACCAGGTGATCGGGGTTCTCGGCTGTATGGCTCAGAAGGACCAGGAACTGGTCTTCCAGCGAGCTCCGCACGTCGACATGGTGGTCGGGACGGGACAACTGGCTGAAGTTCCGAAGCTGATCGATGCGGCCCGGGAACGACGTGAACGGTCTCTCGCGGTCAGTCTCGATCGCAAGGAAGGGTCGCGTGCCGAGGTCAGTGACAGTTTCCAGAGCTACGATCCCCTGCGCGAACCCGAGATGCGACCGACGCCGCATCAGGCGTTTGTCCGGATCATGATCGGCTGCGACAAGTTCTGTACCTACTGTGTTGTTCCGATGACACGGGGACCGGAACAAAGCCGTCCTCCAAAGGACATTCTGCACGAAGTCAAAGTGCTGGCTGATCAGGGAGTCAAGGAAGTGACTCTGCTTGGCCAGACCGTCAACAGTTACAAAGTGAAGCAGGATGGGAAGCTGTTCCGACTTTCGGACCTCCTGGAACTCATCCACGATGTTGAAGGAATCCTGCGGCTGAAGTTTGTCACGAACTTCCCCAAGGACATGACCGACGACCTGCTTCAGGCGGTTCGCGACTTGCCCAAGTGTTCCCAGTACCTGCATGTCCCGGCGCAATCGGGCTGCAACGAAATGCTCAAGCGGATGAAGCGGGGTTACACGATCGAAGACTATCGAGAGATGTTCGGTCGCATCCGTAGCACGATGCCCGGGGCATCCGTCTCGAGTGACTTCATCGTCGGGTTCTGTGGTGAAACTGACGAAGCCCATCAGAAGAGTCTCGATCTGATCCGCGAGTGCCGGTTCAAGAACAGCTTTATATTCAAGTACAGCCCCCGACCGGGCACCAAAGCCAATGAACTGCTGATTGATGATGTGCCTGAAGAGGTCAAGCGGCAGCGTAATCAGGAAATGCTGGCTTTGCAGAATCAGATCAGCGCCGAGGACAACGCGGCGTTTATCGGTCGCCAAGTCGAAATCCTGGTCGAAGGCCCCAGCAAATCCGAAGTGAAACGGGGCGATTCCGGCGCGGCGGGTGGTCCCGTCCAACTGACCGGTCGCACGTTGTGCGACCGAATCGTCGTCTTCGATGGGAATCCACGACTGGCAGGGTCGATGACCACGGTTTCTGTCGAAGACTGTACTCCGACGACCTTGATCGGAAGTATTGTCACCCAGCAGATTCAGCACGGTTCATCACCACTGCTGCCGATCCTCGCCTGA
- a CDS encoding PVC-type heme-binding CxxCH protein produces the protein MTTNFRKFGLLFISTIFTLGQMTLGRVQAQETYSPKIEEKSEEGALALHRFKIPGGFQGELFAAEPQLANPVAFCIDEKGRIFVAETFRQSKGVEDNRGHMDWVIDDLAAQTVADRIRFFKKHLKEHVKDYGLEHDRIRRLVDTDGDGRADEATVFADGFNHIEEGTGAGLLALNGTVYYTCIPRLWALTDPNDDGVADAKQPLHDGFGVRVAFRGHDLHGLILGPDGRLYFSIGDRGYNIVFKDGTQLAKPDQGAVFRCELDGSNLEVFCTGLRNPQELAFDDFGNLFTGDNNSDSGDRARWVYLVEGSDTGWRMYYQYPQDRGPWNREKLWHVHHPGQAAYIVPPVAHFADGPSGLAYYPGTGLDEKYRGNFFLADFRGQASNSGIRTFSLVPKGASFELVNPEEFVWSILATDIDFGYDGEIYVSDWVDGWDGLGKGRIYRFRDELHSKSPVVSEVKALMGEGFESRTPEQLSQLLGHADYRIRLRAQLAMATKGNTEQLTEIAISHENLFARVHAIWGLGQIGRKDPSVLKPLLPLAQDRSPEVRAQVARVCGEAAFAEAGPILAEMVKDLDLRVRSLAAIAVGKLKYKPAFAPLLEALAENADADSTLRHALVMGLVGTASAQELLTAARIPNTSIRLGVVVALRRLASPGLGLFLTDVEPLIVTEAARAIHDLPVPNALEALAQLLDHPGLPDPVARRAMSANFHLGTKENAEVVATYAGNPLSDEVLRIEALAELTEWNAPGPLDRVTGDYRPLDKRNVDIAEVIRPWMDSYFAGSPNLREAAVKLATQYAIGDVEPYLIEILSDAKDSPTPLRASALAALHALKSPQLASWVEQSLEDEQPAVRSEARRILAAIDPARAVRSFAEIMAGNSTSEQQSAVQALASLKREDADEVIGTWLDKMVNGAVPPVLHLDLLNAAETRGTPRLLTLVKAFNSKRSPADHLKDFREALEGGNADRGREIFFGRADVSCRRCHKIDNSGGEVGPDLSGIGLAKSREYLLEALVDPNKQIAKGFETAILSLQDGRVFAGIVKDENNERLRLHLPDGQLVTIPIAEIEERTVGKSGMPEDLVKKLTKSEIRDLVEFLAQRKSPTASAAHGTK, from the coding sequence ATGACAACGAACTTCCGTAAGTTTGGCCTCCTCTTCATTTCCACTATTTTCACGCTCGGTCAGATGACACTCGGTCGGGTTCAGGCTCAGGAAACCTATTCTCCCAAGATCGAGGAGAAGTCCGAGGAAGGGGCTCTGGCGCTCCATCGTTTTAAGATTCCGGGTGGCTTTCAGGGCGAACTGTTCGCCGCAGAGCCGCAGCTTGCAAACCCGGTGGCCTTCTGCATCGATGAGAAGGGACGGATTTTCGTCGCGGAAACGTTCCGGCAGTCGAAGGGGGTCGAAGACAACCGTGGGCACATGGACTGGGTGATCGATGACTTGGCAGCTCAAACAGTTGCCGACCGCATTCGCTTCTTCAAAAAGCATCTCAAGGAACATGTCAAAGACTACGGTCTGGAGCATGATCGCATCCGACGACTGGTCGATACGGATGGCGATGGGCGAGCTGATGAAGCCACCGTATTCGCCGACGGGTTCAATCACATCGAAGAGGGGACTGGTGCGGGGCTGCTCGCTCTGAATGGAACTGTCTACTACACGTGCATCCCCCGGTTGTGGGCACTGACGGATCCGAATGACGATGGGGTTGCGGACGCGAAGCAACCGCTTCATGACGGCTTTGGCGTCCGCGTGGCATTCCGAGGTCACGATCTGCACGGACTGATCCTCGGTCCGGATGGTCGTCTCTACTTTAGTATTGGCGATCGTGGATACAACATCGTTTTCAAAGATGGGACGCAACTGGCGAAACCGGACCAGGGAGCCGTCTTCCGCTGTGAATTGGATGGCTCGAACCTGGAAGTCTTCTGTACGGGCCTGCGCAACCCACAGGAACTGGCCTTCGACGATTTCGGCAACTTATTCACCGGTGATAACAATTCTGACAGCGGCGACCGTGCCCGGTGGGTTTATCTGGTCGAAGGATCGGATACCGGTTGGCGAATGTATTATCAGTATCCCCAGGACCGCGGACCGTGGAACCGGGAAAAGCTCTGGCATGTGCACCACCCCGGTCAGGCGGCGTACATCGTTCCTCCCGTCGCCCACTTCGCCGATGGTCCCTCGGGGCTGGCCTACTACCCCGGCACGGGCCTGGATGAAAAGTACCGGGGGAACTTCTTCCTCGCAGACTTTCGTGGACAAGCCTCGAACAGCGGAATCCGAACCTTCTCACTGGTTCCCAAAGGGGCTTCTTTTGAACTCGTAAACCCGGAAGAGTTCGTCTGGTCGATTCTGGCGACGGACATCGACTTCGGTTACGACGGGGAAATCTACGTCTCCGACTGGGTCGACGGCTGGGATGGCCTCGGAAAAGGCCGCATCTACCGGTTCCGGGATGAGCTGCATAGTAAGTCCCCTGTTGTGAGCGAGGTCAAAGCTCTGATGGGCGAAGGTTTCGAATCGCGTACTCCCGAGCAGTTAAGCCAGCTTCTGGGACATGCCGACTACCGAATTCGCCTGCGGGCACAGTTGGCCATGGCCACGAAAGGCAATACCGAGCAACTGACAGAGATCGCAATCAGTCATGAAAATCTCTTCGCCCGCGTGCATGCCATCTGGGGACTGGGGCAGATCGGACGAAAAGATCCCTCGGTGCTGAAACCGCTTCTGCCGCTCGCGCAGGACCGCTCACCTGAAGTTCGTGCACAAGTGGCCCGAGTCTGCGGAGAGGCAGCCTTTGCAGAAGCAGGACCGATCCTGGCCGAAATGGTTAAGGACCTTGATCTGCGAGTCCGATCCCTCGCCGCGATCGCCGTTGGAAAACTGAAATACAAACCGGCGTTTGCCCCGCTGCTTGAAGCACTCGCCGAGAATGCCGACGCCGACTCGACACTACGACATGCCCTGGTGATGGGCCTGGTGGGAACCGCATCGGCGCAGGAACTGTTGACCGCTGCACGCATTCCCAACACCTCGATCCGACTGGGGGTCGTCGTCGCTCTCCGTCGCCTGGCCAGCCCTGGCCTGGGACTCTTTCTGACCGATGTCGAACCTCTGATCGTCACCGAGGCGGCTCGTGCAATCCATGACCTGCCCGTCCCGAACGCACTGGAGGCCTTAGCCCAGCTTCTCGACCACCCGGGACTGCCAGACCCGGTCGCCCGACGAGCGATGAGTGCGAATTTCCACTTGGGAACGAAAGAGAATGCGGAAGTCGTCGCCACGTACGCAGGGAATCCGCTCAGTGACGAGGTGCTGCGGATCGAAGCGCTCGCGGAACTGACCGAATGGAACGCACCAGGGCCGCTGGATCGCGTGACGGGTGACTATCGCCCGTTGGACAAACGGAACGTCGACATCGCTGAAGTCATTCGGCCGTGGATGGACTCCTATTTCGCGGGCAGTCCGAATCTTCGTGAAGCGGCCGTCAAACTGGCCACGCAGTACGCAATCGGCGACGTCGAACCGTATCTCATTGAAATCCTCAGCGATGCCAAGGACTCCCCCACCCCCTTAAGAGCGTCGGCACTGGCCGCTCTTCACGCTTTGAAGAGTCCGCAACTTGCCTCGTGGGTGGAACAGTCCCTTGAAGATGAACAACCTGCTGTGCGCAGCGAAGCACGGCGCATTCTCGCTGCAATCGATCCCGCCCGGGCCGTTCGCTCATTCGCGGAAATTATGGCAGGAAACTCGACTTCGGAACAACAATCCGCCGTTCAAGCGCTGGCCAGCTTGAAACGGGAAGATGCCGATGAGGTCATCGGAACGTGGCTCGATAAGATGGTCAATGGAGCAGTCCCCCCCGTCCTCCACTTGGACCTGCTCAACGCCGCAGAGACGCGAGGCACTCCCCGACTTCTGACTCTGGTCAAGGCGTTCAATTCAAAACGTTCGCCCGCGGATCATCTCAAGGACTTTCGTGAGGCTCTGGAAGGTGGCAATGCCGATCGGGGACGTGAAATCTTCTTTGGTCGGGCAGACGTATCCTGTCGTCGTTGCCACAAGATCGACAACTCGGGCGGCGAAGTGGGACCTGACCTGTCCGGGATTGGCCTCGCTAAATCTCGCGAATACTTGCTCGAAGCTCTCGTTGATCCCAATAAGCAAATCGCCAAGGGGTTTGAGACGGCCATCCTTTCACTTCAGGATGGACGTGTCTTCGCAGGGATCGTCAAAGACGAGAATAACGAGAGGCTGCGTCTGCACCTGCCCGATGGCCAGCTCGTCACTATCCCGATTGCCGAAATTGAAGAGCGAACCGTCGGCAAGTCGGGAATGCCGGAGGATCTCGTGAAAAAGCTGACGAAGTCGGAGATTCGGGATCTGGTCGAATTTCTCGCTCAACGAAAATCGCCAACCGCTTCCGCAGCTCACGGAACGAAGTAG
- the glmS gene encoding glutamine--fructose-6-phosphate transaminase (isomerizing), whose protein sequence is MCGIVGYVGPKQAYDYLIEGLFRLEYRGYDSAGVALQDGSKISIRKKTGRVSHLADLCKLLPIQGTSGIGHTRWATHGEPSDTNSHPHTGGNGEVVLVHNGVIENYSILRDRLRELGYVFRTATDTEVAAHLVAHQLEEAVKLGDDPFEAETCVRAVESAVRQIKGTYGLAVMFRDVPGLLIATRFGSPLVVGMGRGEYFLASDASPLVGHTKEIVYLNDHETAVIKADSFVLRHQDGSAPALSIRALEQTSRDTDLGEFDHYMLKEIFEQPQTIENALRGRLDDEEATAKFGGLNLDPQSLGRIDRIVLTACGTSWHAGLVGEYLIEEFARIPVEVEYASELRYRNPPMADRTMIFAITQSGETADTLAALRECKRKGHPTLAICNTVGSTIAREADGGIYLHAGPEIGVASTKAFTSQVTVLTLLALLLGRMRHLSHPAGKRMISQLREMPDKIRQALKCFDAVKDVARKYYTAENFLYLGRLYNFPVALEGALKLKEISYIHSEGYPAAEMKHGPIALVDEDTPSVFIAPRCEIYPKVMSNLEEVKARKGPVIAIACEGDDKIAELADDVIYVPDVDEYLQPLVTSIPLQLLAYQIAIYRGCNVDRPRNLAKSVTVE, encoded by the coding sequence ATGTGCGGAATTGTAGGCTATGTCGGTCCCAAGCAGGCTTACGACTACCTGATCGAAGGTTTGTTTCGGCTGGAATATCGAGGTTACGATAGTGCCGGGGTCGCTCTCCAGGACGGCAGCAAGATCTCGATCCGGAAAAAAACGGGCCGCGTCTCACACTTGGCGGACCTTTGCAAACTGTTGCCAATCCAGGGAACATCCGGAATCGGCCATACCCGCTGGGCAACTCATGGGGAACCGAGCGACACAAACTCGCACCCGCACACCGGTGGCAACGGGGAAGTCGTTCTCGTCCATAATGGTGTGATCGAAAACTACTCTATTCTGCGTGACCGGCTTCGCGAACTGGGCTACGTATTTCGCACCGCCACAGATACGGAAGTGGCGGCCCATCTGGTTGCCCATCAGTTGGAAGAAGCCGTAAAGCTGGGCGATGACCCATTTGAAGCGGAGACGTGCGTCCGTGCGGTCGAATCCGCAGTCCGACAGATCAAAGGAACGTATGGACTGGCAGTGATGTTCCGCGATGTCCCCGGATTACTCATCGCGACCCGGTTCGGCAGCCCGCTGGTCGTTGGGATGGGCCGAGGCGAGTATTTTCTCGCCAGTGATGCGAGTCCCCTCGTTGGTCACACGAAAGAAATTGTCTATCTCAACGATCACGAAACAGCGGTCATCAAGGCTGATTCATTTGTGCTGCGACACCAGGACGGTAGTGCCCCTGCACTCTCCATTCGAGCGCTGGAGCAAACCTCTCGCGACACCGATTTGGGGGAATTCGATCACTACATGCTGAAGGAAATCTTCGAGCAACCTCAAACGATCGAAAACGCGCTACGAGGCCGATTGGACGATGAGGAGGCCACCGCGAAGTTCGGCGGGCTGAACCTCGATCCCCAATCGCTGGGACGGATTGACCGGATCGTTCTCACGGCCTGCGGAACCAGTTGGCACGCGGGGTTGGTGGGTGAATATCTCATCGAAGAATTCGCCCGTATTCCGGTGGAAGTGGAATACGCCAGTGAATTGCGCTACCGCAATCCCCCGATGGCCGACCGCACAATGATCTTTGCGATCACGCAAAGCGGCGAAACGGCGGACACCCTCGCGGCCTTGCGTGAGTGCAAGCGAAAGGGCCATCCGACCCTGGCCATCTGTAATACAGTCGGTTCCACAATCGCCCGCGAGGCGGACGGCGGAATTTATCTCCATGCGGGCCCCGAAATCGGCGTCGCTTCAACCAAGGCGTTTACCTCACAGGTGACCGTCTTGACCCTGCTGGCCCTGCTGCTCGGTCGAATGCGACATCTGTCGCATCCCGCAGGTAAACGCATGATCAGTCAACTGCGGGAGATGCCCGACAAGATCCGACAGGCCCTGAAGTGCTTTGACGCGGTGAAGGACGTCGCTCGTAAATACTACACGGCAGAAAATTTTCTTTATCTGGGACGACTGTACAACTTCCCGGTGGCCCTGGAAGGTGCTCTCAAGCTGAAAGAAATCAGCTACATTCACTCGGAAGGCTACCCCGCCGCCGAAATGAAACATGGTCCCATCGCGTTGGTCGACGAGGACACACCGAGCGTCTTTATTGCTCCTCGCTGCGAAATCTATCCGAAAGTGATGAGCAATCTGGAAGAGGTCAAAGCCCGCAAAGGCCCGGTCATCGCCATCGCCTGCGAAGGGGACGACAAGATTGCGGAATTGGCAGACGATGTCATCTACGTACCAGACGTTGATGAATACCTTCAGCCCCTGGTCACGTCGATTCCCCTGCAGCTCTTGGCCTACCAAATCGCCATTTACCGAGGGTGCAACGTGGATCGCCCACGAAACCTCGCGAAAAGCGTGACCGTCGAGTGA
- the efp gene encoding elongation factor P — protein sequence MAQLNTSDFRKGSKVILDGEPYDMVEVNFVKPGKGQALYKCRLRNLIKGTLLDRTYKSGDSLEAAEIRVGDGQFLYKDSTGLVFMDQSSFDQYTIPLDVAADQARFLQDGAVCSIMYWGEQPIGFTAPDKAVMKVTYTEDVVRGNTSSNLTKPATVENGEVVQVPAFVNTGDMIRINAQTGEYVERVKS from the coding sequence ATGGCTCAGCTCAACACGAGCGACTTTCGCAAAGGATCCAAAGTCATCCTGGATGGCGAACCTTACGACATGGTCGAAGTGAACTTCGTGAAGCCAGGTAAAGGACAGGCCCTTTACAAATGTCGGCTGAGGAATTTGATCAAGGGAACCTTGCTCGATCGCACCTACAAGAGCGGAGACAGCCTGGAAGCCGCCGAGATCCGCGTGGGCGACGGGCAGTTCCTTTATAAAGACAGCACGGGTCTGGTCTTCATGGACCAAAGCTCATTTGACCAGTACACGATCCCCCTGGATGTCGCGGCGGATCAGGCCCGGTTCCTGCAGGACGGCGCCGTCTGCTCGATCATGTACTGGGGTGAGCAGCCGATCGGATTTACCGCTCCTGACAAGGCGGTGATGAAAGTGACTTATACGGAAGACGTGGTTCGCGGAAACACTTCCTCGAACCTGACGAAACCGGCCACTGTGGAAAATGGCGAGGTTGTCCAGGTCCCGGCGTTTGTAAACACCGGGGACATGATCCGGATCAATGCTCAAACGGGCGAATATGTTGAACGAGTAAAAAGCTGA
- a CDS encoding TIGR01777 family oxidoreductase: MKVLVSGATGLVGSELVPSLTSQGHEVLRLTRRQAEEAHDIRWDPTRKELPKGRLEGTDVVIHLAGENLSQKRWSPQFKQTLRSSRIDATRFLCETLAQLKSPPKTLIAASAVGYYGDRGRDLLNETSPPGTGFLADLCKEWEAACEPARAEGIRVVNLRFGVILSPKGGALAKMLTPFKLGGGGVIGSGNQYWSWIAIEDVVGAIQHCMTHEKISGPVNVTAPSPATNYDFTKTLGSVLNRPTIVPMPAFVARTVLGEMADELLLSSARVMPNRLSETGYRFAYPSLEPALKHALAPQPAKH, translated from the coding sequence ATGAAGGTGTTGGTATCCGGAGCGACGGGACTGGTCGGATCAGAATTGGTGCCTTCTCTGACAAGCCAGGGACACGAAGTTCTGCGACTGACCCGACGTCAGGCCGAGGAAGCGCATGACATCCGCTGGGACCCCACCCGAAAAGAACTGCCGAAAGGGAGACTGGAAGGGACGGATGTCGTCATTCATCTGGCAGGAGAAAATCTGTCTCAGAAGCGTTGGTCACCACAGTTCAAACAGACGCTCCGCTCCAGTCGCATCGATGCAACCCGTTTTTTGTGTGAGACACTGGCACAACTGAAGTCCCCGCCAAAAACGCTGATTGCAGCCTCGGCAGTGGGATATTACGGTGATCGCGGCCGTGATCTGCTGAACGAAACATCCCCACCGGGAACCGGGTTTCTGGCAGATCTCTGCAAAGAATGGGAAGCCGCATGCGAACCAGCCCGGGCTGAAGGAATTCGAGTCGTCAACCTGAGGTTCGGAGTGATCCTGTCTCCGAAAGGTGGAGCACTGGCCAAGATGCTGACACCGTTCAAGCTTGGCGGCGGAGGCGTGATTGGATCCGGGAATCAGTACTGGAGCTGGATTGCCATCGAGGATGTCGTCGGAGCCATCCAGCACTGTATGACGCACGAGAAAATTTCGGGCCCGGTCAACGTCACTGCCCCCAGTCCCGCAACGAACTACGACTTCACCAAGACTTTGGGATCGGTTCTGAATCGACCGACAATCGTCCCGATGCCCGCCTTCGTCGCTCGGACCGTTCTGGGTGAAATGGCGGATGAACTCCTTCTGTCCAGCGCTCGCGTGATGCCGAATCGATTGAGCGAAACGGGCTATCGCTTCGCCTACCCCAGCCTGGAACCTGCATTGAAGCACGCGCTTGCTCCGCAGCCTGCAAAGCACTGA
- a CDS encoding carbon storage regulator, producing the protein MLVLTRGVNQKIDIGDSTITVTVLEVKGGRVRLGIEAPADVSIRRRELTVNVPMEMVPEMCGQ; encoded by the coding sequence ATGTTGGTTTTAACTCGCGGCGTGAATCAGAAGATCGATATTGGCGACAGCACGATTACCGTAACCGTTTTGGAGGTGAAGGGTGGACGTGTCCGCCTGGGCATCGAAGCACCTGCCGATGTCTCGATCCGACGCCGAGAACTGACTGTGAATGTACCAATGGAAATGGTCCCAGAGATGTGCGGACAATGA